The proteins below come from a single Holdemania massiliensis genomic window:
- a CDS encoding MATE family efflux transporter, which translates to MTETFKKWIAPKDFYKKVFLISVPLALQQLLNSAMGIADSMMVSWIGQVTAVGTAAQVENLMMTVGFGVASGAGIFMSQFFGKQDLKSEKKAFGLGVILSLINALVWMAASIFFGRQLMGFYIQDPTVIESALQYLMIAMISYLPGALITMFSFAYRCIQKTHVPMLIGLVSMSVNIVLNYCLIFGHFGFPALGVRGAALGTLIAQTTGLVIHIIYAYKSNQSFIGTPQEMFALNADFVQPILRRAYPLVLNELFFGFGNTLYIRAFGRLGTEAMDAYYVGNQISNMFFFIVQGLNSANGAILGASLGQGDLALAKRQGNWFVALAVVLSAISSLLILTFAHPMVDLFGLQNANVIREAVLIVRIFSIRISLRMFNVLVFSALRAGGDSKFLAFLDAGIMWIVGLPLAFLLVEGLHFTSIALVFLIIQVEQLVRMVIGLKRYFKGAWLIDLTQEVKTA; encoded by the coding sequence ATGACTGAAACCTTTAAAAAATGGATCGCACCGAAAGATTTCTATAAAAAAGTATTTCTGATTTCCGTTCCCTTAGCCTTGCAGCAGCTGCTCAACAGCGCAATGGGGATTGCCGACAGCATGATGGTGTCGTGGATCGGTCAGGTCACGGCGGTGGGTACGGCTGCGCAGGTGGAAAACCTGATGATGACCGTCGGCTTCGGCGTTGCCAGCGGAGCGGGGATCTTTATGTCACAGTTCTTCGGCAAGCAGGACTTAAAGAGTGAGAAGAAGGCCTTCGGTCTGGGCGTGATCTTAAGCCTGATCAATGCTCTGGTGTGGATGGCGGCTTCGATTTTCTTTGGCCGTCAGCTGATGGGCTTTTACATTCAGGATCCAACTGTGATCGAATCAGCGCTGCAGTATTTGATGATTGCGATGATATCCTATCTGCCGGGGGCTTTGATCACGATGTTCTCGTTCGCTTACCGCTGTATTCAAAAAACACATGTTCCGATGCTGATCGGTCTTGTCAGCATGTCTGTCAATATCGTGCTGAATTACTGTTTGATCTTCGGCCATTTCGGATTTCCGGCGCTGGGCGTGCGGGGGGCTGCATTAGGTACGCTGATTGCGCAGACAACAGGCCTGGTGATTCACATCATCTACGCCTATAAATCCAACCAATCATTCATCGGTACACCGCAGGAAATGTTTGCGCTCAACGCTGATTTTGTCCAGCCGATTCTGCGGCGGGCTTATCCGTTAGTGCTGAATGAATTATTTTTCGGATTTGGCAATACTTTATATATCCGGGCGTTTGGCCGTTTGGGAACGGAAGCGATGGACGCCTACTATGTCGGAAACCAGATTTCCAACATGTTCTTCTTTATCGTCCAGGGCTTAAACAGCGCCAACGGCGCGATCCTGGGTGCCTCTTTGGGACAAGGGGATCTGGCGCTGGCAAAGCGTCAGGGAAACTGGTTTGTCGCACTGGCCGTCGTCTTGTCGGCCATATCGTCGCTTTTGATCTTAACGTTTGCCCATCCGATGGTCGATCTGTTTGGTCTGCAGAATGCCAATGTCATTCGCGAAGCGGTTCTGATCGTACGGATTTTCTCGATCCGCATTTCACTGCGGATGTTCAACGTGCTGGTATTCTCAGCACTGCGAGCGGGCGGCGATTCCAAATTTCTGGCTTTTTTGGATGCCGGAATCATGTGGATTGTCGGTCTGCCGCTGGCCTTCCTGTTAGTGGAAGGACTGCACTTCACCAGCATCGCCTTAGTCTTTTTGATCATTCAGGTGGAACAGCTGGTCCGCATGGTCATCGGTCTGAAGCGCTATTTTAAAGGGGCTTGGCTGATCGATCTCACCCAGGAAGTAAAAACTGCATAA
- a CDS encoding CD3324 family protein — protein sequence MKYGNAKVILPDALVKELQKYVQGEYIYVPIEQKKQKRWGEVSGYRKELEQRNRQIRKEYHDGVSMKCLSEEYGLSVYAVRKIIYQK from the coding sequence ATGAAATATGGCAATGCAAAAGTGATTCTTCCCGATGCTTTGGTAAAAGAGCTGCAGAAGTATGTTCAGGGTGAATATATTTATGTTCCGATTGAACAGAAAAAGCAAAAGCGCTGGGGAGAGGTTTCCGGCTATCGGAAAGAATTAGAGCAGCGCAACAGACAGATAAGAAAAGAATATCACGACGGAGTTTCTATGAAGTGTCTGTCGGAAGAATATGGCTTATCTGTCTATGCTGTCAGAAAAATCATTTATCAAAAATAA
- a CDS encoding flavodoxin, with protein MKTIIVYYSRKGNDNIRGEIVNLSVSKIEEAAKEIAKLTGGDLFEIKTVVPYAEDYPTFLQQAQQESQVQARPRLAGTMPDIRDYDVIYLGYPNWWGTAPMAVFTFLEQADFTGKVIKPFSTSEGNGLGKSIRDIQQACPFAIVKPGLVIRENDPLLEEWVR; from the coding sequence TTGAAAACGATCATTGTATACTACTCCCGTAAGGGAAACGACAACATCCGGGGTGAGATTGTAAATCTGTCTGTCAGTAAGATTGAGGAGGCAGCGAAGGAAATTGCTAAGCTGACCGGAGGCGATTTGTTTGAAATCAAAACCGTTGTACCGTATGCCGAAGACTATCCCACCTTCCTGCAGCAGGCTCAGCAGGAATCGCAGGTCCAGGCTCGTCCGAGATTGGCGGGGACGATGCCGGATATCCGTGATTATGATGTGATTTACCTTGGCTATCCTAATTGGTGGGGAACTGCACCGATGGCGGTGTTTACCTTTTTAGAACAAGCGGACTTTACGGGAAAAGTCATCAAGCCGTTCAGTACCTCTGAGGGCAACGGATTGGGAAAAAGCATACGGGATATTCAACAAGCCTGTCCCTTTGCGATTGTAAAACCAGGGCTGGTTATCCGCGAGAATGATCCATTGCTGGAAGAGTGGGTGAGGTAA
- a CDS encoding conjugal transfer protein yields MCTRFVYHGHDVITGFNFDIDLSVWKHKVQIEKDRFYIGILRPDGIYHSYHGVNRNGNVGTLLYVHENPDGVYQADENCITIAALTEQFIQGQLSFDEVLEIAKTKKITYAPDASMQALLSDAQGRVLILEPGIGYRQEQKRYSLITNYSLLKPESTEKFIVPGDDRYERALEFLSSCQSHFSISDAQALLQVTCQEGKWATRVSFLYSVKEQAVYYTENNNFQEFKKFVFPLKEQEENRYASENLSALKR; encoded by the coding sequence ATGTGTACGCGATTTGTTTATCATGGCCATGATGTGATTACAGGGTTTAATTTTGATATTGACCTTTCAGTATGGAAGCACAAGGTACAGATAGAAAAAGATCGATTCTATATCGGGATTTTAAGGCCTGACGGAATATATCATTCTTATCATGGAGTCAACAGAAACGGAAATGTTGGAACGTTATTGTATGTGCATGAAAACCCTGACGGAGTTTATCAAGCGGACGAAAACTGCATTACCATTGCCGCTTTAACGGAACAGTTTATCCAGGGCCAGCTGTCTTTTGATGAGGTTCTTGAAATCGCAAAAACAAAAAAGATAACGTATGCCCCAGATGCTTCGATGCAGGCTCTGTTATCTGATGCTCAGGGGCGTGTATTAATCCTTGAGCCGGGAATCGGATATCGGCAGGAACAGAAACGCTATTCCCTGATTACAAATTATTCTTTACTCAAGCCGGAAAGCACTGAAAAATTTATTGTTCCGGGTGATGACCGGTATGAACGGGCGCTGGAATTCCTCAGCAGCTGTCAATCACATTTCTCAATTTCAGACGCTCAGGCTCTGCTTCAAGTCACTTGTCAAGAGGGGAAATGGGCTACTCGGGTTTCATTCCTTTACTCCGTGAAGGAACAGGCCGTCTATTATACCGAGAACAACAACTTCCAGGAGTTTAAAAAGTTTGTATTTCCGTTGAAAGAACAGGAGGAAAATCGCTATGCCTCAGAAAATCTATCCGCGCTCAAAAGATAA
- a CDS encoding winged helix-turn-helix transcriptional regulator, translating into MQNQKELKEVNVRPFAYAMTCIEGKWKMHILFWLWKQGTLRYSELKRSLGKVTHKMLSSQLKELEADGLILRQEYPQVPPKVEYSLSQKGKSMMPILSELCRWGSQNVPEDWKME; encoded by the coding sequence ATGCAAAATCAGAAAGAATTAAAAGAAGTCAACGTCCGCCCCTTTGCCTATGCCATGACCTGCATCGAGGGAAAATGGAAGATGCATATACTATTTTGGCTCTGGAAACAAGGTACGCTGCGATACAGCGAACTGAAACGGTCTCTGGGCAAGGTGACTCATAAAATGTTATCAAGCCAGCTGAAAGAGCTGGAAGCGGATGGTCTGATCCTGCGTCAGGAATATCCGCAGGTCCCGCCGAAAGTGGAATACAGTCTTTCCCAGAAAGGAAAATCGATGATGCCGATCTTAAGTGAACTGTGTCGCTGGGGCAGTCAGAATGTTCCTGAAGATTGGAAAATGGAGTAA
- a CDS encoding ATP-binding protein: MKKRILKPIKWGMIMLLTLLSAVPPVITHAEKEQPIVLKVAFSQLPGITELTEDGTRKGIVVDYLNEIAKYTGWEYEYIDTDGDHMIDEFLEGRFDLMGGTYYSPSFEQWFAYPEYNIGYSKAVLMARKDDSSISNFNLYSLNGKTIGVYERALENIRRLQEYLTIHNLECEIRTYSYEELSLEGNLYPYLENGEVDLLLGNNFENPPGFRTVTSFDSQPYYIVTTVGNQAVLDGLNMALKRITDSNPNFSVDRYAANFQNAMDVDIPLSPAEKTYIQERDPVIVAVPRSYHPLFCLNTSTTLHRGVICDVLDVIAEYTGLSFSYHFTDTYLEAMQLVQQGGADLLGFYTGTEEQSIDQGLTLTSPYVNLNNIVVRNKMSSYPAAGLICAIVEGQSLPPGISAAEIQTYPTVTDALKAVNSGKADFIYGLGSRLELDIQRYHFSNLVPVTPINNRSDLSFALKRPSDPDLLTILNKAINSLSEKERSEILDRNMISIGASNMTLTELIYANPVTFILVLTAFLIVVVIAVLSIYRARMQAVLMQNNLEKAKAESRAKGEFLSRMSHELRTPMNAVIGLTDLTSMMDDVPAEVQENLSKLRASSHYMLDLINDILDMSRIDSGKLTLANEPFSLNRMLDEIQTMMETEATQRGLTCAVEKTVIHGQLLGDSIRLRQVLTNLLSNAFKFTPEGGKVQLRVTEQSSTEKEASFFFQVIDNGSGIPQEDQLRIFESFEQVGTSQAKSQGTGLGLPISSNIVRSMGGVLQVQSQLDQGSEFFFTVPLQLNPDPEEAQSHLLNSQNDRLLKDISILLAEDNDLNAEIAIQLLEIQGAVVKRCLDGEQAVEQFASHEPGTFQVILMDIQMPNMNGLEAARAIRSLARPDASVIPIVAMTANTFKEDVDAAMAAGMNGFVPKPLDVNYLYQLLHDLLQAESH; this comes from the coding sequence ATGAAAAAACGAATCCTGAAACCAATTAAATGGGGCATGATCATGCTCTTAACCCTCTTATCTGCGGTTCCTCCCGTTATCACCCATGCTGAAAAAGAGCAGCCTATCGTACTTAAGGTTGCGTTTTCACAGCTTCCCGGCATTACAGAGCTGACAGAAGACGGGACCCGAAAAGGAATCGTTGTGGACTATCTTAATGAAATCGCCAAATACACAGGGTGGGAATATGAGTATATTGATACCGACGGCGATCACATGATTGATGAATTTTTAGAAGGACGCTTTGATCTGATGGGCGGCACTTATTATTCACCTTCTTTTGAACAATGGTTTGCTTATCCGGAATATAATATCGGCTACAGCAAAGCGGTATTAATGGCACGCAAAGATGACAGCAGCATCAGCAACTTTAATTTATACAGTTTAAATGGAAAAACAATCGGCGTCTATGAAAGAGCCTTGGAAAATATCCGCAGACTGCAGGAGTATCTGACCATTCATAACCTTGAATGTGAAATCCGAACTTACAGTTATGAAGAGCTCTCCCTTGAGGGGAACCTCTATCCTTATTTAGAAAATGGGGAAGTTGATTTACTGCTGGGGAATAACTTTGAAAATCCGCCTGGCTTCCGCACCGTCACCTCTTTCGATTCTCAGCCCTATTACATCGTTACTACAGTCGGCAATCAAGCGGTTCTCGACGGATTGAATATGGCTCTAAAGAGAATTACTGATTCCAATCCTAATTTCAGCGTTGACCGCTATGCCGCCAATTTCCAGAATGCAATGGATGTGGATATTCCACTTTCTCCCGCGGAAAAAACGTATATTCAAGAGCGGGATCCTGTGATCGTCGCGGTTCCGAGAAGTTATCATCCGCTGTTTTGCCTCAATACGTCAACCACCCTGCATCGCGGTGTTATTTGTGATGTGCTGGATGTCATTGCCGAGTATACCGGATTGAGTTTTTCTTATCATTTTACCGACACCTATCTGGAAGCGATGCAGTTGGTCCAGCAGGGCGGCGCGGATCTGCTTGGATTCTATACCGGAACGGAGGAACAGTCCATCGATCAAGGCTTAACCCTAACTTCTCCGTATGTCAATCTCAATAACATTGTGGTCCGTAATAAAATGTCTTCTTATCCGGCTGCCGGATTGATCTGCGCGATTGTCGAAGGTCAGTCCCTGCCGCCGGGAATCAGCGCTGCTGAAATACAAACTTACCCTACGGTCACCGATGCACTGAAAGCGGTAAACAGCGGCAAAGCGGACTTTATCTATGGTCTGGGCAGCCGGTTGGAGCTGGATATTCAGCGTTATCATTTTTCCAATCTTGTTCCCGTCACGCCGATCAACAACCGCAGTGATCTGAGTTTTGCCTTAAAACGGCCTTCTGATCCGGATTTGCTGACCATTCTCAACAAAGCGATCAACAGTCTTTCCGAGAAGGAACGTTCTGAAATACTGGACCGCAATATGATTTCTATCGGTGCTTCCAATATGACCCTGACCGAACTTATTTATGCTAATCCTGTGACCTTTATTCTAGTTCTAACAGCGTTTTTGATCGTCGTCGTCATTGCGGTCTTAAGTATCTATCGGGCGCGAATGCAGGCGGTGCTGATGCAGAACAATCTGGAAAAAGCCAAAGCTGAAAGCCGGGCAAAAGGTGAATTCCTTTCGCGCATGAGCCACGAGCTGCGTACGCCGATGAATGCAGTAATCGGTCTGACTGACCTTACCAGTATGATGGACGATGTGCCTGCCGAAGTTCAGGAGAACTTATCCAAGCTGCGGGCCTCCTCGCATTACATGCTTGATCTCATCAACGATATCCTGGACATGAGCCGGATTGACAGCGGAAAACTGACACTGGCCAATGAACCGTTTTCCTTGAACCGCATGCTGGACGAAATCCAGACGATGATGGAAACCGAAGCGACTCAGCGCGGACTGACCTGTGCCGTGGAAAAAACCGTAATCCACGGGCAGCTCTTAGGCGACAGTATTCGGCTTCGCCAGGTTTTGACCAATCTGCTTTCCAATGCGTTTAAATTCACCCCTGAAGGGGGAAAGGTTCAGCTTCGGGTTACAGAACAATCAAGCACAGAGAAAGAAGCTTCCTTCTTTTTCCAGGTCATCGACAATGGTTCCGGCATTCCCCAAGAAGATCAGCTGCGAATTTTTGAAAGCTTTGAACAGGTCGGAACCAGCCAGGCGAAAAGTCAGGGAACTGGCTTGGGCCTTCCTATCAGCAGCAATATCGTTCGCAGTATGGGCGGTGTCCTTCAGGTTCAAAGTCAGCTAGATCAAGGCAGTGAATTCTTCTTTACTGTTCCATTGCAGCTGAATCCCGATCCGGAAGAAGCCCAAAGTCACTTGCTTAATTCCCAGAACGATAGGTTATTAAAAGACATTTCAATTCTGCTGGCAGAGGATAACGATTTGAATGCTGAAATTGCCATCCAGCTTCTGGAGATTCAAGGGGCTGTGGTCAAACGCTGTCTCGATGGCGAACAGGCTGTGGAGCAATTTGCATCCCATGAGCCAGGAACTTTCCAAGTGATTTTGATGGATATTCAAATGCCAAACATGAATGGTCTGGAAGCTGCACGAGCTATCCGATCCTTGGCTCGTCCAGATGCCTCTGTTATTCCAATCGTAGCCATGACAGCGAATACCTTTAAAGAGGATGTGGATGCTGCGATGGCAGCAGGGATGAACGGTTTTGTGCCTAAACCGCTGGATGTCAACTACCTTTATCAGCTCCTGCATGATCTGCTGCAAGCTGAATCGCACTGA
- a CDS encoding NADH:flavin oxidoreductase, translating into MAMLTSSLVLGSIQLKNRIVMPPMATSKAEEGKITADLIQYYKEKSADEAIGLIIAEHSYVSMEGKASANQVSLAIDADMEGLKALTNAIHAHHTPVFAQINHAGSAAKAEITGFPPLAPSAVKHPRAKAEELPQAMNAEDLEKVISDFALAAGRAKEAGFDGVEIHSAHGYLLNQFYSPITNQRTDQYGGSLANRIRLHIQIIERIRQTVGEDYPLTLRLGVYDGLENGSTVEEAVQASVLFEQAGLDFIDLSGGLNGYLRPGHSEQGYFQDFSEAVKQHVKMPVLLTGGITEAQAAEALLQAQKADLIGIGRAILKDSKWAEKALNTIK; encoded by the coding sequence ATGGCTATGCTTACATCATCACTGGTTCTCGGTTCAATTCAGTTAAAAAATCGGATCGTCATGCCGCCGATGGCGACATCTAAAGCTGAGGAAGGAAAGATTACTGCCGATTTAATTCAATATTATAAAGAGAAATCCGCAGATGAAGCGATCGGTCTCATCATTGCGGAGCACAGCTATGTTTCGATGGAAGGCAAGGCCAGCGCAAATCAGGTGTCCTTAGCTATAGATGCCGACATGGAAGGATTGAAGGCGCTGACGAATGCGATCCATGCCCATCATACACCGGTTTTTGCCCAGATCAATCATGCCGGAAGTGCCGCGAAAGCGGAAATTACAGGTTTCCCTCCGCTGGCGCCCAGCGCAGTGAAACACCCAAGAGCGAAAGCGGAGGAACTGCCGCAGGCGATGAATGCGGAAGATTTGGAAAAAGTCATTTCCGATTTTGCCCTGGCCGCGGGTCGGGCGAAAGAAGCAGGATTTGACGGTGTGGAAATCCATTCCGCTCACGGGTATCTGTTAAATCAGTTTTATTCCCCAATCACGAACCAAAGAACGGATCAGTATGGAGGTTCCCTGGCTAATCGGATTCGGCTGCATATCCAGATCATTGAAAGAATCCGTCAGACTGTCGGTGAGGACTATCCGCTGACCCTGCGTTTAGGTGTCTATGATGGACTGGAAAACGGGAGTACTGTGGAAGAAGCGGTTCAGGCCAGTGTTCTGTTTGAACAGGCGGGATTGGATTTCATTGATCTTTCAGGCGGCTTAAATGGTTATCTGCGTCCGGGTCACAGTGAACAGGGTTATTTTCAGGATTTTTCCGAAGCTGTTAAACAACATGTCAAAATGCCTGTGCTTCTGACCGGCGGAATTACCGAAGCCCAGGCTGCGGAAGCGCTGCTTCAGGCGCAGAAAGCCGATCTGATCGGCATTGGCCGGGCGATTCTGAAAGATTCAAAATGGGCGGAAAAGGCATTAAATACAATAAAGTAG
- the prfA gene encoding peptide chain release factor 1 has product MDAMMKRLQSIEARYDEINEEMMSPAIVSDPKRLAQLGKEQASLKQSVEAYEELKSLNSHIEQAEEMLKEHDPELKEMAQMELDELLPKKEALIEKIEVLLIPKDPNDDHDCIVEIRGAAGGDEGNIFAGDLYRMYVRYAETQGWKIQVLEMSESEAGGFSEISFLVKGNEVYRQLKFESGAHRVQRVPKTETQGRIHTSTATVLVLPDAEEADIEIDPADLTIETHRASGAGGQHINKTDSAVRIVHVPTGITVNCQEGRSQHENRETAMRLIRARVYEELSRQKEEAEGAIRRAKIGTGDRSEKIRTYNYPQNRVTDHRIGFTVNQLDRIMEGKLDDVIAALLAEEQRQKLAGEQNHA; this is encoded by the coding sequence ATGGATGCAATGATGAAACGGCTTCAGTCGATTGAAGCCCGATACGATGAAATCAACGAAGAAATGATGTCGCCGGCGATCGTTTCCGATCCCAAGCGGCTGGCTCAGCTGGGCAAGGAACAAGCGTCGCTGAAACAGTCGGTTGAAGCGTATGAAGAATTAAAGAGCCTGAATTCACACATTGAGCAGGCCGAGGAAATGCTGAAGGAGCATGATCCGGAACTCAAGGAAATGGCGCAGATGGAGCTGGATGAACTGCTGCCGAAGAAAGAAGCGCTGATCGAAAAGATCGAAGTGCTGTTAATACCGAAGGATCCGAATGATGATCACGACTGCATCGTGGAAATCCGCGGAGCCGCCGGCGGCGATGAAGGCAATATTTTTGCCGGAGATCTGTATCGGATGTATGTCCGGTATGCGGAAACGCAGGGCTGGAAAATTCAGGTGCTGGAAATGAGCGAGTCGGAAGCCGGCGGGTTTTCCGAAATTTCCTTCCTGGTCAAAGGCAATGAAGTCTATCGTCAGCTGAAATTTGAATCCGGAGCGCATCGTGTCCAGCGTGTACCGAAGACTGAAACTCAGGGACGGATTCATACATCAACGGCGACGGTGCTGGTGCTTCCGGATGCTGAGGAAGCCGATATCGAAATCGATCCGGCTGATTTAACGATTGAAACGCACCGCGCTTCCGGAGCCGGCGGGCAGCATATCAACAAAACGGATTCCGCGGTGCGGATTGTGCATGTACCGACAGGCATTACCGTCAACTGTCAGGAAGGCCGTTCCCAGCACGAAAACCGTGAAACCGCAATGCGTTTGATCCGTGCCCGTGTCTATGAAGAACTGAGCCGCCAGAAGGAAGAAGCGGAAGGGGCAATCCGTCGGGCAAAAATTGGTACCGGAGATCGTTCTGAAAAAATCCGAACCTACAATTATCCGCAGAATCGGGTTACCGACCATCGAATTGGCTTCACGGTCAATCAGCTGGATCGGATTATGGAAGGCAAGCTGGACGACGTCATCGCCGCTCTGTTAGCGGAGGAGCAGCGCCAGAAGCTGGCTGGAGAACAGAATCATGCCTAG
- the rpmE gene encoding 50S ribosomal protein L31, with the protein MKKGIHPNYHKVTVTCTTCGNTFETGSVKDDIRVDTCSNCHPFYTGRQRFAAAQGRIEKFNQKYGLKK; encoded by the coding sequence ATGAAAAAAGGAATTCATCCAAACTACCATAAGGTCACAGTCACCTGCACAACATGCGGCAACACATTTGAAACCGGATCAGTAAAAGACGATATCCGCGTCGATACCTGCTCTAACTGCCATCCGTTCTACACTGGAAGACAGCGTTTCGCAGCGGCTCAGGGTCGGATCGAAAAGTTCAATCAGAAGTACGGATTGAAGAAATAA
- the prmC gene encoding peptide chain release factor N(5)-glutamine methyltransferase — protein sequence MPSFRELIHASLPLLQQAQIPQETAQVFLLELSQKESYDLYLHYEEEVPAELVKQYQEGMARILKQEPMQYVLGYSWFYGYRFQVNENVLIPRPETEELVANILADVDTYFADAETVEAVDIGTGSGAIALALAKEEPKIRMSATDISAQAVEVAKANAASLGVNVKFMVGDMVQPVIEAGMKVDLLICNPPYIPQEEELEASVKDYEPHVALFGGEDGLKFYRQVFAAAPQVLKEKAMMAFEIGWNQKEALLAEVRKTFGEVRAEVVQDINGKDRMLFVYFNL from the coding sequence ATGCCTAGTTTCCGCGAACTGATTCATGCGTCGCTGCCGCTTTTGCAGCAGGCGCAGATTCCGCAGGAAACCGCTCAGGTGTTTCTTTTGGAGCTGAGTCAGAAGGAAAGCTACGATCTGTATCTGCATTATGAGGAGGAAGTCCCGGCCGAGCTGGTCAAACAGTATCAGGAAGGGATGGCACGGATCCTGAAACAGGAGCCGATGCAGTATGTGTTGGGATATTCCTGGTTTTACGGCTATCGTTTTCAGGTCAATGAAAACGTGCTGATTCCGCGTCCGGAAACGGAAGAGCTGGTCGCGAACATTCTGGCGGATGTCGACACTTATTTCGCTGACGCAGAAACGGTGGAAGCGGTGGATATTGGGACCGGCAGCGGGGCGATCGCCCTGGCATTAGCCAAAGAAGAACCGAAAATCCGCATGAGCGCCACGGATATCAGCGCCCAAGCTGTAGAAGTTGCCAAAGCCAATGCCGCTAGTTTAGGCGTCAATGTGAAATTTATGGTCGGCGACATGGTGCAGCCGGTCATTGAGGCTGGAATGAAGGTGGATCTGTTGATCTGCAATCCGCCTTATATTCCTCAAGAAGAAGAACTGGAAGCTTCAGTCAAGGACTACGAACCGCATGTCGCGCTGTTTGGTGGTGAGGATGGTTTAAAATTCTATCGCCAGGTTTTTGCGGCGGCCCCGCAGGTGTTAAAGGAAAAAGCAATGATGGCCTTTGAAATCGGCTGGAATCAGAAAGAAGCCTTGTTGGCGGAGGTCAGAAAAACCTTTGGCGAAGTGCGGGCGGAAGTCGTTCAGGATATCAACGGTAAAGACCGGATGTTGTTTGTGTATTTTAATCTGTAA
- a CDS encoding CatB-related O-acetyltransferase has translation MPQKIYPRSKDKETVYLKNVITNPNIIVGDYTIYNDFVNDPRAFERNNVLYHYPVNQDQLIIGKFCSLACGAKFIFNSANHTLSSLSTYPFPIFFEEWGLAVNEITKAWDNKGNIVIGNDVWIGYEAVILSGVTIGDGAIIGTRAVVTKDVPPYTIVGGVPAKPIRKRFDSNTIDRLLKVKWWDWSEQQIAQHLSEIQSGNLEACF, from the coding sequence ATGCCTCAGAAAATCTATCCGCGCTCAAAAGATAAAGAAACTGTGTATCTGAAAAATGTGATCACCAATCCCAACATAATCGTCGGCGATTATACGATCTATAACGATTTTGTCAACGATCCAAGAGCATTTGAAAGAAACAATGTTTTATATCATTACCCGGTCAACCAGGATCAACTGATTATCGGAAAATTCTGTTCCCTTGCCTGCGGAGCAAAATTCATCTTCAACAGCGCAAACCATACGTTATCTTCGCTGTCGACCTATCCCTTCCCCATCTTTTTTGAGGAATGGGGATTAGCGGTCAATGAGATCACAAAGGCTTGGGACAACAAGGGGAATATTGTCATCGGCAATGACGTTTGGATTGGTTATGAAGCGGTTATTTTATCCGGTGTTACGATTGGCGATGGCGCGATTATTGGAACACGGGCAGTTGTTACAAAAGATGTTCCACCCTATACGATTGTTGGCGGTGTTCCCGCAAAGCCGATACGAAAACGATTTGATTCAAATACAATTGATCGCCTGCTGAAAGTAAAATGGTGGGACTGGTCTGAGCAGCAGATTGCGCAGCATCTGTCCGAGATCCAGTCCGGAAATCTTGAAGCCTGCTTCTGA
- a CDS encoding thymidine kinase, with protein MYHQYRPGYVEVISGCMFAGKTEELIRRIKVLEFAKKKVLVFKPAIDNRYSETKVVSHAGSEVDSIVIREAKEILNYVNDMIDVVAIDEVQFFDEDIIEICDYYAKKGKRVMAAGLDMDFKGEPFGVMPILITKAEFVTKLTAVCTICGAPATRTQRLVNGKPASYDDPIILVGASESYEARCRHCHEIKNKPSHLGLDHD; from the coding sequence ATGTATCATCAATACCGCCCGGGATATGTCGAAGTGATTTCCGGGTGTATGTTTGCGGGAAAAACAGAAGAATTAATCCGACGGATTAAGGTGCTGGAATTTGCGAAGAAAAAAGTGCTGGTGTTTAAGCCGGCGATTGATAACCGTTACAGCGAAACCAAGGTGGTTTCCCATGCCGGCAGTGAAGTTGACAGCATCGTGATTCGGGAAGCAAAGGAAATTCTGAACTATGTCAATGATATGATTGACGTCGTCGCAATTGACGAGGTTCAGTTCTTTGATGAAGATATTATAGAAATCTGCGATTATTACGCGAAGAAAGGCAAACGGGTCATGGCTGCGGGACTGGACATGGACTTCAAAGGCGAGCCGTTCGGGGTGATGCCGATTCTGATCACGAAGGCTGAATTTGTCACGAAGCTGACCGCGGTTTGTACGATCTGCGGGGCTCCGGCGACCCGCACCCAGCGCTTAGTCAATGGCAAACCGGCCAGTTACGATGATCCGATTATCTTAGTCGGGGCTTCTGAAAGCTATGAAGCCCGCTGCCGGCACTGCCACGAGATTAAAAACAAGCCGTCCCATCTGGGGCTGGATCATGACTGA